The following proteins are co-located in the Paludibaculum fermentans genome:
- a CDS encoding DUF1592 domain-containing protein, whose translation MNRIAGGAVAAFTVLAAGARLAWPAAEPPEQEKAFQEQVRPYLKQYCAGCHNARVKTAGIAVDGFTDAASIAAHNGEWEKILRKLRTGEMPPTGLPRAPQEKTNSLVTWLGSELDRAAERNPDPGRVTVHRLNRAEYNNAVRDLLALDFRPADDFPADDSGYGFDNIADVLSLPPVLMEKYLRAAGKVSREALGRVKYDPVLDRLNAPRDVPQTGLISDAAPVSSRGGMEVERRFPVDAEYLFRLRVRGSPDPQAPDVLDIRLDGKLLQRVDINFPASDEDEDRRRFEFRLPLTAGRHTFLATFLRDDSKNETATLDFNANGTARRNQVGVDWVEIGGPFDPKPNPETPSRRAILTCTPGPGRTEDACAARILPRLARRAWRRPVTPEESTKLMNFYRMGRQDSGEYEGGIELGLKAILVSPNFLFRVEQDPAAAKPGSTYPLSSLELASRLSFFLWSSLPDETLLSLGERGELNKPEVFEAQIRRMLKDPKAHALTENFAGQWLHLRNLAAMKPDPEKFPGFNQGLRQDMTRETELFFEALLASDASVVDFLDAPFTFLNERLAKFYGIPNVEGRKFRRVELPDGSRGGVLTMASVLTVTSYPTRTSPVIRGKWVLENLLGAPPPPPPPDVPPLQEAGLGTTVSMRQQLEQHRANPSCAACHAKMDPIGFALENYDAIGHFRTKDGGFPIDSSGKLPSGSSFNNAAELKKILRDNPQEFVLCFTEKLMTYALGRGVERTDKPLIRAIARDAAQGNYQISSIVLGIANSAPFRMRRATQITSEGPPPPAKPASKEKPNAAE comes from the coding sequence ATGAACCGAATCGCGGGAGGGGCTGTCGCCGCGTTCACCGTCCTGGCTGCCGGTGCGCGTTTGGCCTGGCCGGCCGCAGAACCTCCGGAGCAGGAAAAGGCCTTTCAGGAACAGGTACGCCCGTACCTGAAGCAGTACTGCGCCGGTTGCCACAACGCCCGCGTGAAGACCGCCGGCATCGCCGTGGATGGCTTCACCGACGCCGCCTCCATCGCCGCTCACAACGGCGAATGGGAGAAGATCCTGCGTAAGCTGCGCACCGGCGAGATGCCACCCACCGGCCTGCCGCGTGCCCCCCAGGAGAAGACGAATTCGCTCGTCACCTGGCTCGGCTCCGAACTCGACCGCGCGGCCGAACGCAATCCCGACCCCGGCCGCGTCACCGTCCACCGCCTCAACCGCGCCGAGTACAACAACGCCGTTCGCGATCTGCTCGCCCTCGACTTCCGCCCCGCCGATGACTTTCCGGCCGATGATTCCGGCTACGGCTTCGACAACATTGCCGATGTTCTTTCGCTCCCGCCGGTGTTGATGGAGAAGTACCTGCGGGCCGCCGGCAAGGTGAGCCGCGAGGCCCTGGGCCGCGTCAAGTACGATCCGGTGCTCGACCGCCTGAACGCGCCCCGCGATGTTCCGCAGACCGGCCTCATCAGCGACGCCGCTCCGGTGAGCTCCCGCGGCGGCATGGAAGTGGAGCGCCGCTTCCCCGTCGATGCCGAGTACCTCTTCCGCCTGCGTGTGCGCGGCTCACCCGATCCCCAGGCGCCCGATGTTCTCGACATCCGCCTGGACGGCAAGCTGCTGCAGCGCGTCGACATCAACTTCCCGGCCAGCGACGAAGACGAGGATCGCCGCCGTTTCGAGTTCCGCCTGCCGCTCACCGCCGGCCGCCATACCTTCCTGGCTACATTCCTCCGCGACGACTCCAAGAACGAAACCGCCACCCTCGACTTCAACGCCAACGGCACCGCGCGCCGCAATCAAGTTGGCGTCGACTGGGTGGAGATCGGCGGCCCGTTCGACCCCAAGCCCAACCCGGAAACGCCCAGCCGCCGCGCGATCCTCACCTGCACTCCAGGCCCCGGCCGCACGGAAGACGCCTGCGCCGCCCGCATCCTGCCGCGCCTGGCGCGCCGTGCCTGGCGCCGCCCCGTCACCCCCGAAGAGTCCACGAAGCTCATGAACTTCTACCGCATGGGCCGCCAGGACTCCGGCGAATATGAAGGCGGCATCGAACTCGGCCTCAAGGCGATCCTCGTTTCGCCCAACTTTCTCTTCCGTGTCGAGCAGGACCCCGCCGCCGCCAAGCCCGGCTCCACCTACCCCCTCAGCAGCCTCGAACTGGCCTCGCGCCTGTCGTTCTTCCTCTGGAGCAGCCTTCCCGATGAAACCCTGCTGAGCCTGGGCGAACGCGGGGAACTGAACAAACCCGAAGTCTTCGAAGCGCAGATCCGGCGCATGTTGAAGGACCCCAAGGCGCACGCGCTGACGGAAAACTTCGCCGGCCAGTGGCTGCACCTGCGCAACCTGGCCGCCATGAAGCCCGATCCCGAAAAGTTCCCCGGCTTCAACCAGGGACTGCGTCAGGACATGACCCGCGAGACGGAGCTTTTCTTCGAAGCCCTGCTCGCCTCCGACGCCAGCGTGGTCGATTTCCTCGACGCTCCCTTCACCTTCCTCAACGAACGCCTGGCGAAGTTCTACGGGATCCCCAACGTCGAGGGCCGCAAGTTCCGCCGCGTGGAGCTGCCCGACGGCAGCCGCGGCGGCGTCCTGACCATGGCCAGCGTCCTCACCGTCACCTCCTATCCCACACGCACCTCACCCGTCATCCGCGGCAAGTGGGTCCTGGAGAATCTACTGGGCGCTCCGCCGCCTCCGCCGCCGCCCGACGTGCCGCCGCTACAGGAGGCGGGTCTCGGCACGACGGTCTCCATGCGCCAGCAGTTGGAGCAGCACCGCGCCAATCCGTCGTGCGCCGCCTGCCACGCCAAGATGGACCCCATTGGCTTCGCCCTGGAGAATTACGACGCCATCGGCCACTTCCGCACCAAAGACGGCGGCTTCCCCATCGACTCCAGCGGCAAGCTCCCGTCCGGCTCGTCCTTCAACAACGCCGCCGAGTTGAAGAAGATCCTCCGCGACAATCCGCAGGAATTCGTGCTCTGCTTCACCGAGAAGCTGATGACCTACGCTCTCGGCCGCGGTGTGGAACGAACCGACAAACCGCTCATCCGCGCCATCGCCCGTGATGCGGCCCAGGGCAACTACCAGATCTCTTCGATTGTCCTGGGCATCGCCAACAGCGCGCCCTTCCGCATGCGGCGCGCGACGCAGATTACCAGCGAAGGCCCGCCACCTCCGGCGAAACCGGCTTCCAAGGAAAAACCCAATGCTGCTGAGTAA
- a CDS encoding DUF1552 domain-containing protein, protein MLLSKKALSRRTLLRGFGSALALPALDAMVPALARGAAKAAPLRMAFVYVPNGIVMKHWTPEAEGRDFALNGALEPFAAVREQIMVLSGLTQNNGRALGDGPGDHARAAASYLTGFHPRKTEGADIHNGVSVDQVAAQAIGQGTRFPSLELGLEGGGLVGNCDSGYSCAYTNSISWRSEQTPLPPELNPRAVFERLFGDGELHDRATRLKLAKQDRSLLDFVLEDASKLRRSLGATDQLKLDEYLGSVREIEHRIQIAEKQDFENRDNKSNDPSMPKPAGVPVTFEEYARLMFDLMTVAFQTDSTRIATYLVGREGSNRTYRSIGVPDAHHGISHHMGNQEKIDKLAKINRLHAELFAGFLKRLQSLPDGDGTMLDHTMIVYGSGLSDGNAHAHDDLPLLLAGGANGAFKMGRHVKYPKETPLNNLFLSMLDTMGVKAESLGDSSGRLPRLTDLTA, encoded by the coding sequence ATGCTGCTGAGTAAGAAGGCGCTGTCGCGCCGTACCCTGCTGCGCGGATTCGGATCCGCCCTCGCCCTACCGGCCCTTGATGCCATGGTGCCGGCCCTGGCTCGCGGAGCCGCCAAGGCAGCCCCCCTGCGCATGGCGTTCGTCTACGTCCCCAACGGCATTGTGATGAAGCATTGGACGCCCGAGGCCGAAGGCCGCGACTTCGCCCTCAACGGCGCGCTGGAGCCCTTCGCCGCCGTCCGCGAACAGATCATGGTCCTCAGCGGGCTCACACAGAACAACGGCCGCGCCCTGGGCGACGGCCCCGGCGATCACGCCCGCGCCGCCGCGTCCTACCTCACCGGCTTCCATCCCCGCAAGACCGAAGGCGCCGACATTCACAACGGAGTCTCCGTCGACCAGGTAGCCGCCCAGGCCATTGGCCAGGGCACCCGCTTCCCTTCCCTCGAACTCGGACTGGAAGGCGGCGGCCTGGTGGGCAACTGCGACAGCGGCTATAGCTGTGCATATACCAACTCCATTTCCTGGCGCTCGGAACAGACGCCACTGCCGCCCGAACTGAACCCGCGCGCCGTCTTCGAGCGTCTCTTCGGCGACGGCGAACTGCACGACCGCGCCACCCGCCTCAAGCTCGCGAAACAGGATCGCAGCCTGCTCGACTTCGTCCTCGAGGATGCGTCGAAGCTCCGCCGCTCCCTGGGCGCCACCGATCAACTCAAGCTCGATGAGTACCTCGGCTCGGTCCGCGAGATCGAGCACCGCATCCAGATCGCCGAGAAGCAGGACTTCGAGAACCGCGACAACAAGTCGAACGACCCCAGTATGCCCAAGCCCGCCGGAGTCCCGGTCACCTTCGAGGAATACGCCCGCCTGATGTTCGACCTGATGACCGTGGCGTTCCAGACCGACTCCACCCGCATCGCGACCTATCTGGTCGGGCGCGAGGGCAGCAACCGCACCTACCGCTCCATCGGAGTGCCAGACGCCCACCACGGCATCTCGCACCACATGGGCAACCAGGAGAAGATCGACAAGCTGGCCAAGATCAACCGTCTCCATGCCGAGCTGTTCGCCGGCTTCCTCAAGCGGCTGCAGTCGCTGCCCGACGGCGATGGCACGATGCTCGACCACACGATGATCGTCTATGGCAGCGGCCTCAGCGACGGCAATGCCCATGCCCACGACGATCTCCCGCTGCTGCTGGCCGGCGGCGCGAATGGCGCGTTCAAGATGGGCCGCCACGTGAAGTACCCCAAGGAGACGCCGCTGAACAACCTGTTCCTCTCGATGCTCGACACCATGGGCGTCAAGGCGGAATCGCTTGGCGACAGCAGCGGCCGCCTGCCGCGTTTGACTGACCTCACTGCCTAG
- a CDS encoding amidohydrolase family protein → MDRRTFLGTAAALPAFAGRQRILDTHTHFYDPSRAQGIPWPSKDNQTLYRTVLPPEFQKLTAPLGVEGTIVVEASPWLEDNQWILDLAQHHPIIRGFVGHLDPGRPDFAANLDRFRKHRLFLGIRIGGALLSKEVENPAFLADMKRLADAGLGLDVLGGPAPYADTARLSDRVPGLRIVLNHLPNDAPKDPSALLALRSRPNVYGKVSGVLRRVDGRVPLDAAFYQDSLDELWAAFGEDRLVYASNWPVSDLIAPYPQILGVVQSYFAAKGPAAAEKYFWKNGHAAYRVSA, encoded by the coding sequence ATGGACCGTCGCACGTTCCTTGGCACCGCCGCCGCACTGCCCGCCTTCGCGGGTAGGCAGCGGATCCTCGACACGCATACGCACTTCTACGACCCCTCGCGCGCGCAGGGCATCCCCTGGCCTTCCAAGGACAACCAGACGCTTTACCGCACCGTGCTGCCGCCCGAATTTCAGAAGCTCACTGCACCACTCGGCGTCGAGGGCACCATCGTGGTCGAGGCCAGCCCGTGGCTGGAGGACAACCAGTGGATCCTCGACCTGGCGCAGCACCATCCGATCATCCGCGGCTTCGTCGGTCACCTCGACCCCGGCCGTCCCGACTTCGCCGCGAACCTCGATCGCTTCCGCAAGCATCGCCTGTTCCTCGGCATCCGCATCGGCGGAGCACTGCTCTCAAAGGAAGTCGAAAACCCGGCATTCCTGGCGGACATGAAGCGCCTGGCCGATGCCGGCCTTGGACTCGACGTCCTGGGCGGCCCCGCACCCTACGCGGATACGGCCCGCCTCTCTGACCGCGTACCCGGCCTCCGCATCGTACTCAACCATTTGCCGAATGACGCTCCGAAGGACCCCTCCGCCCTCTTGGCCCTCAGGAGCCGTCCCAACGTGTACGGCAAAGTTTCCGGAGTGCTCCGGCGGGTCGACGGCCGGGTCCCGCTGGATGCGGCCTTCTACCAGGATTCTCTGGACGAGCTCTGGGCCGCGTTTGGCGAAGACCGCCTCGTCTACGCCAGCAACTGGCCCGTCAGCGATCTGATCGCGCCTTACCCTCAAATCCTTGGTGTCGTTCAGAGCTACTTCGCAGCCAAGGGTCCGGCGGCGGCGGAGAAATACTTCTGGAAGAACGGGCACGCCGCCTACCGGGTCTCGGCCTGA
- a CDS encoding DUF3300 domain-containing protein encodes MSSLWSRTATQRTVAALFALLVALPVSYAQEPADSASAPPPDVQQSVPQLSQQQLSNLVAPIALYPDPLLSQVLAASTYPLEIVEAHQWLAENKNLSGSQLIDAAKQQNWDPSVQALVAFPDALGLLANDIRWTTDLGNAFLAQQADVMGAVQDLRSRARANGKLTNSQQQVVTTESQDGQNVIQIMPADPQVIYVPVYQPNYVWGAPAYGYYPDLWYPSWFSFGYGWGPGLYMSSYYPSWGGWGGWGWNCGWFGRGISLNFSFFNHYGYRGYDYGGYRGYYGRGYSGSAAWAHNPGHRWGVAYPNRNVASRFSGGGYSNGGRGNYGSGFANGGRNNYGSRYDSPRNGGSQYNGNNGGNRGWRSSGDNNRGGGGRENATGRSSNANGGNNGGWRSFGDGNRGQQGGRSNFGTNSRGDSGSPRMSSPNSSNFGGTRGGGSEMQSGRGFSSSQGSWSTRSNERSGGSSYSAPRSGGSNGGGFSSPRSAPAQRQNFSSGSSSGSFSSPRSFGGGGSSSGGFSAPSRGFGGGGGFSGGGRSSGGGGFSGGGGGRSSGGFSGGGGGHSGGGGGGGHRGR; translated from the coding sequence ATGAGTTCACTGTGGAGTCGGACAGCAACCCAGCGTACGGTAGCGGCTCTCTTCGCGCTGCTGGTCGCTCTGCCCGTGAGCTACGCCCAGGAACCGGCGGATTCGGCCTCGGCCCCGCCGCCGGATGTGCAGCAGTCCGTTCCTCAGCTGTCCCAACAGCAGTTGAGCAACCTTGTGGCGCCAATCGCGCTGTACCCCGATCCCCTGCTCAGCCAAGTGCTGGCCGCCAGCACCTACCCCCTCGAGATCGTCGAGGCCCATCAGTGGCTGGCTGAGAACAAGAATCTCTCGGGCTCGCAGTTGATCGATGCCGCCAAGCAACAGAATTGGGACCCCAGCGTCCAGGCCCTGGTCGCCTTCCCGGATGCACTCGGCCTGCTGGCCAACGACATCCGCTGGACCACTGACCTCGGCAACGCCTTCCTGGCCCAACAGGCCGATGTCATGGGCGCCGTGCAGGATCTGCGCTCGCGTGCCCGGGCCAACGGCAAGCTCACCAATTCCCAGCAGCAGGTCGTCACCACCGAATCGCAGGATGGCCAGAACGTGATCCAGATCATGCCGGCCGATCCGCAGGTGATCTACGTCCCTGTCTATCAGCCCAATTACGTCTGGGGCGCGCCCGCCTATGGCTACTACCCGGACCTTTGGTACCCCAGTTGGTTCTCGTTCGGCTACGGCTGGGGCCCGGGGCTCTATATGAGCTCCTACTACCCGTCGTGGGGCGGCTGGGGCGGCTGGGGCTGGAACTGCGGCTGGTTTGGCCGCGGGATCTCCCTGAACTTCAGCTTCTTTAACCACTACGGCTACCGGGGCTATGACTACGGCGGGTACCGCGGCTACTACGGCCGGGGCTACTCCGGAAGCGCCGCATGGGCGCACAACCCGGGTCACCGCTGGGGCGTCGCTTACCCGAACCGCAACGTAGCCAGCCGCTTCAGTGGCGGCGGTTACTCGAACGGCGGGCGCGGCAACTACGGCAGCGGATTCGCCAACGGCGGCCGCAACAACTACGGCAGCCGCTACGATTCGCCTCGCAACGGCGGCTCGCAGTACAACGGAAACAACGGCGGCAACCGCGGCTGGAGAAGCTCCGGCGACAACAACCGCGGCGGTGGTGGACGCGAGAATGCCACGGGCCGCTCGTCGAACGCCAACGGCGGCAATAACGGCGGCTGGCGCAGCTTCGGCGACGGCAACCGCGGCCAGCAGGGCGGACGCTCCAACTTCGGAACGAACAGCCGCGGCGACTCAGGTTCGCCTCGCATGTCCTCTCCGAACAGCTCGAACTTTGGCGGCACGCGTGGCGGCGGCTCCGAAATGCAGAGCGGCCGTGGCTTCAGCTCCTCCCAGGGTTCCTGGAGCACTCGCTCCAACGAGCGCTCGGGTGGCTCCAGCTACTCGGCCCCGCGCAGCGGCGGCAGCAACGGCGGCGGCTTCTCATCGCCCCGCTCGGCCCCCGCGCAGCGGCAGAACTTCTCCTCCGGATCTTCGTCCGGATCGTTCTCCAGCCCGCGCAGCTTCGGCGGCGGCGGCAGCAGCAGTGGCGGCTTCTCGGCCCCCAGCCGCGGCTTCGGCGGTGGTGGCGGATTCTCCGGCGGCGGACGCTCATCCGGCGGCGGCGGCTTCTCTGGTGGTGGCGGCGGACGCTCCTCGGGTGGGTTCTCGGGCGGCGGAGGCGGTCACTCCGGCGGTGGTGGTGGTGGCGGCCATCGTGGACGCTAA
- the pheT gene encoding phenylalanine--tRNA ligase subunit beta, translating to MKFSYNWIHELTDGLGIDPPKLMKLITMKTAECEGVEAHAPWLAQVCVARVMSVEPIEGSHNVKALVDAGPVHGQKQVVCGAPNCRPGVLTAYVPSGVTVAGGKEIRKATIGGVESDGMLASGDELDLNRDHAGILELSGVEPGEPIPGCAPDAVIEVDNKSLTHRPDLWGHHGMAREVAAISGVKLKDPVDLTLIPQGEPAWHVDIRDFELCPRYSALVFENVKVGPSPLWLQQRLEAVGLNPISNVVDVTNFIMAELAQPMHAFDADWLHGNTIMVRRAGEGEVFKALNDESYTLNTSNLVIADANGAVALAGVIGGAGSAINDKTTRIVLESANFQAANIRMTSSAVKIRTDASMRFEKAQDPLNTVRALARAVALLQEVAPGCRLVGGLVDSWQAAAVAPPIELPMTWLVRKLGRPIGADEVRGILESLEFLVDETAPGVFSVTVPTWRATKDITIKDDLLEEVGRMIGYATVPPVAPLQPVKQPWVNEERVFHHSVRELVAAQGFTESYNYSFLSEDAARQFHFEPGAHLRVINPISSEQSLMRLSLLPGIHRNIVENAKRYEEFRLFEIGNEIHKRGPGELPNEVPHLMAALYSKGDGKAGLFELKRLAECVMPGCTVTPAEAGPNQHPARCSSIEWRGEAVGTLYELHPSLMDAGRAAILDVNLAVLFKLGPAPRRYKPLRRYPTSEFDLSVVAGLRDLCGTLETKIRKAAGPLCEKVRFLYAYQGKPLADDQQSLSFRVTAGAADHTLSNEEVTGIRNAIIADLASAGYELR from the coding sequence GTGAAGTTCTCCTATAACTGGATTCATGAGCTGACTGACGGCCTGGGGATCGACCCGCCGAAGTTGATGAAGCTCATCACGATGAAGACCGCGGAGTGTGAGGGCGTGGAAGCGCACGCTCCTTGGCTGGCGCAGGTTTGCGTGGCGCGGGTGATGTCGGTGGAGCCGATCGAAGGCAGCCACAATGTGAAGGCGCTGGTGGATGCGGGCCCCGTGCACGGGCAGAAGCAGGTGGTGTGCGGCGCTCCGAACTGCCGGCCGGGCGTGCTGACGGCGTATGTGCCGTCGGGCGTGACGGTGGCGGGCGGGAAAGAGATCCGCAAGGCCACCATCGGCGGCGTGGAAAGCGATGGCATGCTGGCGTCCGGCGACGAACTGGACCTCAATCGCGACCATGCGGGGATTCTCGAGCTGTCCGGCGTCGAGCCGGGCGAACCGATTCCCGGCTGCGCGCCCGACGCCGTGATCGAGGTGGACAACAAGAGCCTGACGCACCGTCCGGACCTGTGGGGCCACCACGGAATGGCGCGTGAGGTGGCGGCGATCTCGGGCGTGAAGCTGAAGGATCCGGTGGATCTGACGCTGATCCCTCAGGGCGAGCCGGCCTGGCACGTGGATATCCGCGACTTCGAGCTGTGCCCGCGGTACTCGGCGCTGGTGTTCGAAAACGTCAAGGTGGGGCCGTCCCCGCTGTGGCTGCAGCAGCGGCTGGAGGCGGTGGGTTTGAATCCCATCTCCAATGTTGTCGACGTCACGAACTTCATCATGGCGGAGCTGGCGCAGCCGATGCACGCGTTCGACGCGGACTGGCTGCACGGCAACACGATCATGGTGCGCCGCGCCGGTGAGGGCGAAGTCTTCAAAGCACTCAACGACGAGTCGTACACGCTGAACACGTCGAACCTGGTGATCGCGGATGCCAACGGCGCCGTGGCGCTGGCGGGCGTGATTGGCGGAGCCGGGTCCGCCATCAACGACAAGACGACACGGATCGTGCTGGAGAGCGCGAATTTCCAGGCGGCCAATATCCGCATGACGTCGTCGGCGGTGAAGATCCGGACCGATGCCTCGATGCGGTTTGAGAAGGCGCAGGATCCGCTGAATACGGTGCGGGCGCTGGCGCGTGCGGTGGCGCTGCTGCAGGAAGTGGCGCCGGGCTGCCGGCTGGTGGGCGGCCTGGTGGATAGCTGGCAGGCTGCCGCGGTGGCCCCGCCTATCGAATTGCCGATGACGTGGCTGGTGCGCAAGCTGGGCCGGCCGATCGGCGCGGATGAGGTGCGCGGGATTCTGGAATCGCTGGAGTTCCTGGTGGATGAGACGGCTCCGGGCGTGTTCTCGGTGACCGTGCCGACGTGGCGCGCGACGAAGGACATCACAATCAAGGACGACCTGCTGGAAGAGGTGGGCCGGATGATCGGGTATGCGACGGTGCCGCCGGTGGCTCCGCTGCAGCCGGTGAAGCAGCCCTGGGTGAATGAGGAGCGCGTGTTCCACCATTCCGTGCGGGAGCTGGTGGCGGCGCAGGGATTTACGGAATCGTACAACTACTCGTTCCTGAGCGAGGATGCGGCGCGGCAGTTCCATTTCGAGCCGGGCGCGCACCTGCGGGTGATCAACCCGATCAGCAGCGAGCAGAGCCTGATGCGGCTGAGCCTGCTGCCGGGCATCCATCGGAACATCGTCGAGAACGCGAAGCGGTATGAGGAGTTCCGGCTGTTCGAGATCGGCAATGAGATTCACAAGCGGGGTCCGGGCGAGCTGCCGAACGAGGTGCCGCACCTGATGGCGGCGCTGTACAGCAAGGGAGACGGCAAGGCAGGGTTGTTCGAGCTGAAGCGGCTGGCGGAGTGCGTGATGCCGGGCTGTACCGTGACTCCGGCGGAGGCTGGGCCGAACCAGCATCCGGCGCGCTGTTCTTCGATTGAGTGGCGCGGCGAGGCCGTCGGCACGCTGTATGAGCTGCATCCGTCGCTGATGGATGCGGGCCGGGCGGCGATCCTGGACGTGAACCTGGCGGTGCTGTTCAAGCTGGGGCCTGCGCCCCGGCGGTATAAGCCCCTGCGGCGCTACCCGACCAGCGAGTTCGACCTGTCGGTGGTGGCCGGGCTGCGGGATCTGTGCGGCACGCTGGAGACGAAGATCCGGAAGGCGGCCGGGCCGCTGTGCGAGAAAGTGCGGTTCCTGTATGCGTACCAGGGCAAGCCTCTGGCGGACGATCAGCAGAGCCTGAGCTTCCGCGTGACGGCGGGGGCGGCGGATCACACGCTGTCGAACGAAGAGGTGACGGGCATTCGCAACGCGATCATTGCGGACCTGGCGTCGGCGGGGTATGAGCTGCGGTAG
- the pheS gene encoding phenylalanine--tRNA ligase subunit alpha yields MLDSTLSELETRAVSLIEAAADAEALETARVEFLGRKGSLANIGKDMGKMAPEDRARVGKLLNAVKQNLESRYESRKAAFERAALDARLGGEWLDLTMPAPGARPGSLHPLTLIQKELEELFTSLGFAVVDGPEVETPWHNFDALNIPPSHPARDAQDTFWLEDTLLLRTHTSPVQVRAMEKFGAPLRIIAPGRVFRNEEVDASHEHTFYQLEGMMIDRDVSVAHMLYFMKSLLTAIFKKDVEVRLRPGFFPFVEPGFELDIQCLICGGPGCPVCKQSGWVELLPCGLVHPNVLRSGGIDPDEWSGFAFGLGLTRLVMMRYGIDDIRHLASGDLRFLQQF; encoded by the coding sequence ATGCTGGATTCCACGCTGTCTGAATTGGAAACGCGGGCGGTGTCGCTGATAGAAGCGGCCGCCGATGCCGAAGCCCTGGAGACCGCACGCGTCGAGTTTCTGGGCCGCAAAGGCTCGCTGGCGAACATCGGCAAGGACATGGGCAAGATGGCCCCCGAGGACCGGGCTCGTGTCGGTAAGCTGTTGAACGCGGTGAAGCAGAACCTGGAGTCGCGCTACGAGTCGCGCAAGGCGGCCTTTGAACGCGCGGCGCTGGATGCTCGGCTGGGTGGCGAGTGGCTGGACCTGACGATGCCCGCTCCTGGCGCGCGGCCCGGCTCGCTGCATCCGCTCACCCTGATCCAGAAAGAGCTGGAGGAGTTGTTCACCTCGCTCGGCTTCGCCGTCGTTGATGGTCCCGAGGTGGAGACGCCCTGGCACAACTTTGATGCGCTGAATATTCCACCCTCGCATCCGGCGCGCGACGCGCAGGATACGTTCTGGCTGGAGGATACGCTGCTGCTGCGGACACACACGTCGCCGGTGCAGGTGCGGGCGATGGAGAAGTTCGGGGCGCCGCTGCGGATTATTGCTCCGGGGCGGGTGTTCCGCAACGAAGAGGTGGACGCCAGCCACGAGCACACCTTCTACCAGTTGGAAGGCATGATGATCGACCGCGACGTGAGCGTGGCGCACATGCTGTATTTCATGAAGTCGCTGCTGACGGCGATTTTCAAGAAAGACGTGGAAGTGCGGCTGCGGCCCGGGTTCTTCCCGTTCGTCGAGCCGGGCTTTGAGCTCGACATCCAATGCCTGATCTGCGGCGGCCCGGGCTGTCCGGTGTGCAAGCAGAGCGGCTGGGTGGAACTGCTGCCGTGCGGGCTGGTGCATCCGAACGTGCTGCGGTCGGGCGGCATCGATCCGGACGAGTGGAGCGGGTTCGCCTTCGGACTCGGCCTGACGAGGCTCGTGATGATGCGTTACGGCATCGACGACATCCGTCACCTGGCCAGCGGAGATCTCCGCTTTCTGCAGCAGTTTTAG
- a CDS encoding ankyrin repeat domain-containing protein: MTAIEAIRSGDLEALKAVLAADAAAVDERDESGVPAAMLALYFRQRACADALIEAGAAVDLPLACALGMTEEVVRFLDAGPELLAQRTADGWTPLHLAAFFGQPAVAGFLLSRGADPLARATNKMENLPIHAAAAARQAAIVEMLLEAGTPANARQHGGYTALHSAAQNGDQATMNVLLLHGGDMNLASDDGKTPAQLLPAA; the protein is encoded by the coding sequence ATGACCGCCATCGAAGCCATCCGCAGCGGAGATCTGGAGGCGTTGAAGGCCGTGTTGGCCGCCGACGCGGCTGCTGTCGACGAGCGCGACGAGAGCGGCGTCCCGGCCGCGATGCTCGCTTTATACTTCCGCCAGCGAGCCTGCGCCGATGCCCTGATTGAAGCGGGCGCCGCGGTGGATCTCCCCCTGGCCTGCGCCTTGGGCATGACCGAGGAGGTTGTGCGCTTCCTGGATGCCGGTCCGGAGCTGCTGGCCCAACGGACGGCGGATGGCTGGACGCCCCTGCATCTGGCTGCCTTCTTTGGACAACCGGCGGTGGCGGGTTTCCTGCTCTCGCGCGGCGCCGATCCGCTGGCGCGAGCCACGAATAAGATGGAAAACCTGCCCATCCATGCGGCGGCCGCGGCCCGGCAGGCGGCGATCGTCGAGATGCTGCTGGAGGCAGGGACTCCCGCCAATGCCAGGCAGCACGGCGGTTACACAGCCCTGCACAGTGCCGCGCAGAATGGCGACCAGGCCACCATGAACGTCCTGCTGCTTCACGGCGGGGATATGAATCTGGCTTCCGATGACGGCAAGACTCCTGCTCAGCTTCTGCCTGCCGCTTAG